From the genome of Pseudarthrobacter sp. NIBRBAC000502772:
CGAGAGTGCGGAGCCTGCGTTGAAGCCGAACCAGCCCACCCAGAGCAGTCCCGCGCCCACGAGCACAAGCGGCCGGCTGTGCGGCTTGGTGTGCTCCATCTTGGGCCAGCCGGAGCTCTTTCCGAGTACGAGGGCCAGTGCAAGCGCCGCGGCGCCGGCGTTCATGTGCACAGCGGTTCCACCGGCGAAGTCGATTGCCTTGATGCCGCTCGCGATCCAGCCGCCAGTGACGCTGCCGTCGGCAGAGGAGAACGCGAACACCCAGTGTGCGATGGGGAAGTAGACGATGGTTGCCCAGATTCCGGCAAACAGCATCCAGGCGCCGAACTTCATACGTCCGGCTGCCGCTCCCGCAACCAGGGCCGTAGTGACACAGGCGAAGAACAGCTGGAAGGCGGCGAAGAGAATCACCGGAATGGAGGCTTCCTTATCTGCGGCGAGCAGCTGTCCCATGCCGGGGAATTCCGTAATGTCCCCGATGAGCCCCAGGCCGCCTACCGAATTACCGAAGGCCATCGAGTATCCGAACAGAGCCCACAGCACTGCCACCAGGCTCGCGCCGCCAAAGCACATCATCATCATGTTGAGAATGCGACGAGACCCCACCATGCCCCCGTAAAACAGGGCCAGGGCAGGGATCATCATGCAGACCAGC
Proteins encoded in this window:
- a CDS encoding ammonium transporter, which encodes MDSGNVAWILASSALVCMMIPALALFYGGMVGSRRILNMMMMCFGGASLVAVLWALFGYSMAFGNSVGGLGLIGDITEFPGMGQLLAADKEASIPVILFAAFQLFFACVTTALVAGAAAGRMKFGAWMLFAGIWATIVYFPIAHWVFAFSSADGSVTGGWIASGIKAIDFAGGTAVHMNAGAAALALALVLGKSSGWPKMEHTKPHSRPLVLVGAGLLWVGWFGFNAGSALSAGQSASVVFLNTAVAASAGLLAWALVERLRHGAATSMGAASGLISALVAITPACGAVSPLGALAIGAIAGAVCSLAIELKFRLGYDDSLDVVGVHLVGGIIGTLLIGLFATDAAPNAVNGLFYGGGVELLGVQALATVSVLAYSFGITWILAKILDRVVGLRIKPEDEMRGIDIAAHSELAYLTDEDPVELGSPRRA